From the genome of Elusimicrobiota bacterium, one region includes:
- a CDS encoding M4 family metallopeptidase — protein MDRLTNSFCPGILPPFLLERMAESPNAETRRWALKSLAASAAARAARSTLATLPAMAAIPSPQGKKHRLIYDAKRKESLPGLLVRSEGEKGSKDPAANEAYDHSGDTYDFYLKLFGRNSLDDRGMSLISSVHVGRNYTNAFWNGEQMAYGDGDGRTFVRFTKALDVVAHELTHGVVTHTANLDYEGEPGALNEHFADVFGILVKQWRLGQTVKQADWLIGGDLLVKTPTRRALRSFAAPGTAYANDPDIGTDPQPAHMKEKYTGEDDYGGVHINSGIPNHAFYLAAMEMGGKAWEKAGRIWYQALLTLSPRSPFATAAKATAEKAAALYGPLSSESAAVKNAWKSVGVK, from the coding sequence ATGGATCGCTTGACGAATTCCTTTTGCCCCGGGATTTTACCTCCGTTCCTGCTGGAACGGATGGCGGAGTCTCCGAACGCGGAAACGCGGCGCTGGGCGTTGAAAAGTTTGGCCGCTTCCGCCGCCGCCCGCGCGGCTCGGAGCACGCTCGCGACCTTGCCCGCCATGGCGGCCATTCCGTCGCCCCAGGGGAAAAAGCACCGGCTCATTTATGACGCCAAGCGGAAAGAATCCCTGCCCGGGCTCTTGGTCCGCTCGGAGGGTGAAAAGGGGTCGAAGGACCCCGCCGCCAACGAGGCCTATGACCATTCCGGCGACACCTACGACTTCTATTTGAAACTCTTTGGCCGGAATTCTCTGGACGACCGGGGGATGTCTTTGATCTCCAGCGTCCACGTGGGCCGGAACTACACCAACGCGTTCTGGAACGGGGAACAAATGGCCTACGGCGACGGCGACGGGCGGACATTCGTCCGGTTCACCAAGGCGCTGGATGTGGTCGCCCACGAATTAACCCACGGCGTGGTGACCCACACGGCCAATTTGGATTATGAAGGCGAGCCGGGGGCTTTGAACGAGCACTTCGCCGACGTTTTTGGGATTTTGGTGAAGCAGTGGCGTTTGGGGCAAACGGTGAAACAGGCGGATTGGCTGATCGGCGGCGACCTTTTGGTTAAAACCCCGACGCGCCGCGCGCTTCGAAGTTTCGCCGCCCCCGGCACCGCTTACGCCAACGATCCGGACATCGGCACTGACCCCCAGCCCGCCCACATGAAAGAGAAATACACGGGCGAGGATGATTACGGCGGGGTCCACATCAATTCCGGCATCCCGAACCACGCCTTTTATTTGGCCGCCATGGAGATGGGGGGAAAAGCCTGGGAGAAGGCGGGGCGCATTTGGTACCAGGCACTTTTGACGTTGTCGCCGCGGAGCCCGTTCGCTACCGCGGCCAAGGCCACGGCGGAAAAAGCCGCCGCCCTTTACGGGCCCCTGAGTTCCGAAAGCGCGGCGGTGAAGAACGCCTGGAAATCCGTGGGGGTCAAATGA
- a CDS encoding type II secretion system protein, with translation MRSRATSKGRSFSQSGFTLAEIVVSVIILVPVMILILSVFMTSIRSVTDSWDVTKSTAVAQRLIDKIRSMRWDENLSSASSVLGPDSGESGPGDFDDVDDWNNFSLPDSLASSVRYGRHVDVDYVTLNASGQVVSSTAPTNCKRVTVRVTNVVGKVTVLSVLIVNT, from the coding sequence ATGCGGTCCCGGGCCACTTCCAAGGGGCGTTCGTTCTCGCAAAGCGGTTTCACCTTGGCGGAGATTGTGGTTTCCGTGATCATTCTGGTGCCGGTGATGATCCTTATCCTGTCCGTCTTCATGACGTCCATTCGCTCGGTGACGGATTCCTGGGACGTCACCAAGTCCACCGCCGTGGCCCAGCGGTTGATCGACAAAATCCGTTCCATGAGGTGGGATGAAAATTTAAGTTCGGCTTCCTCCGTTTTGGGGCCCGATAGCGGTGAATCGGGTCCTGGGGATTTCGATGACGTGGACGATTGGAATAACTTCAGCTTGCCGGACTCTTTAGCCTCCTCCGTGCGTTACGGAAGGCACGTGGATGTGGACTACGTGACCCTCAACGCTTCCGGACAAGTGGTGTCATCTACCGCCCCAACGAATTGTAAAAGGGTGACTGTCCGGGTCACCAATGTGGTAGGGAAAGTGACAGTCCTTTCCGTTCTCATCGTGAATACTTAG
- a CDS encoding FG-GAP repeat protein: MAPVIVAGAPYRDRFGIVISSADIDGDTFPDLVIGEDGPTGGNDQELFYLKNPSGDIFSGLPFTKVVVHNQFPVFRAVTVSDVIPGGCQEIIAGGNQTGSPISIFSGSLQGGANCVNWTQTPLAGANTLGNILDIRVADFNNDGLLDIVAFSGALRTSHFAGGKKHGDDPLAELRIASHEPDHGLEIHPLGRKRRSSGHEYHPRGGIGC, translated from the coding sequence GTGGCTCCCGTCATAGTGGCCGGCGCCCCCTATCGCGATCGGTTCGGCATTGTTATTTCGTCCGCCGACATCGATGGCGACACCTTTCCGGATCTGGTCATTGGCGAGGATGGCCCAACCGGCGGCAATGACCAGGAATTGTTTTACTTAAAGAATCCCAGCGGGGACATTTTTAGCGGCTTACCTTTCACCAAGGTCGTGGTCCATAACCAGTTCCCCGTCTTCCGCGCGGTGACCGTCTCCGATGTGATTCCAGGCGGGTGCCAAGAGATCATCGCCGGGGGAAATCAGACCGGCTCGCCGATTTCCATTTTTTCCGGCAGTCTTCAGGGTGGCGCGAATTGCGTTAACTGGACCCAGACCCCGCTGGCCGGAGCGAACACCTTGGGCAATATACTCGACATCCGCGTGGCCGATTTCAATAACGACGGTTTGTTGGATATCGTTGCTTTTTCGGGAGCGCTCCGAACCTCCCACTTTGCCGGCGGGAAAAAGCACGGTGACGACCCTCTGGCTGAACTCCGGATCGCTTCCCACGAACCCGATCACGGCCTGGAGATCCATCCCCTTGGTCGAAAACGGCGCTCTTCCGGCCATGAATATCACCCGCGGGGGGGGATTGGCTGTTAG
- a CDS encoding ribonuclease E/G: MEILAPEFADRVQHYTGKTPIFQAFGVDRELAHIRQQRIDLRPGGYIIIQEAESLCAIDVNTGKFVGHKSQEETVTATNLEAAEEVAKQLRIRNIGGIIVIDFIDMRRKRNQIKVVEVLEQATRNDRAKIKILPSRAWA, encoded by the coding sequence GTGGAAATCCTGGCGCCGGAGTTCGCCGACCGGGTCCAGCATTACACCGGCAAAACGCCGATTTTCCAAGCCTTCGGCGTGGACCGAGAACTGGCCCATATCCGTCAACAAAGGATCGATCTCCGTCCGGGCGGCTACATCATCATCCAGGAGGCCGAGTCCCTCTGCGCCATCGACGTCAACACCGGCAAATTCGTCGGCCACAAATCCCAGGAAGAAACCGTCACGGCCACGAACCTGGAAGCCGCCGAGGAAGTGGCCAAACAGCTGCGGATCCGAAACATCGGCGGCATCATCGTGATCGATTTCATCGACATGCGGCGGAAACGGAACCAAATCAAAGTGGTGGAGGTCTTGGAGCAAGCCACGCGGAACGACCGGGCGAAAATTAAAATCCTCCCATCACGCGCCTGGGCTTAG
- a CDS encoding DegT/DnrJ/EryC1/StrS family aminotransferase → MKDVKTKMRFHLAEDTIDRKDIASLTRWLKTSPRLTKGALTIRFEERWSHWVGSPFSVMCNSGSSANLLMYAALLYSGKLSNKKVIVPSVGWVTTLAPAFQLGFEPIMCEADPDTFGLDLDHLEKLLIKHRPSTVVLVHVLGVPHKMDRILSLKKKYGFFLLEDACAAAGASFRSKKVGSFGDMASFSFYFGHQMSTIEGGMVNTPHRDFRNLLLMLRSHGWSKDLDRADHRRLVRRYQIDDFHAPFVFYIPGFNLRSTDLNAFLGLTQLDKVEWIIEKRQAHHDLYFKRLGGHLLTQKPPADSVVCSISFGALASSPEQRKRIVKALVAKGIETRIFSAGNLGLHPFWVERQGPSSFPMADRIHHTGFFLPNHPSLRSKDVEFISGVVLDALGAKA, encoded by the coding sequence ATGAAGGATGTGAAAACGAAAATGCGGTTTCACTTGGCCGAAGATACGATCGATCGCAAAGACATTGCGTCGCTCACTCGTTGGTTGAAAACATCTCCCCGTTTAACGAAGGGGGCGCTGACGATTCGTTTTGAAGAACGCTGGAGCCATTGGGTGGGGAGTCCTTTTTCCGTGATGTGCAACTCCGGATCATCCGCCAATCTCCTGATGTATGCGGCTCTGTTGTATTCCGGGAAACTTTCCAATAAGAAGGTCATCGTGCCAAGCGTTGGCTGGGTCACCACGTTGGCCCCCGCCTTCCAATTGGGTTTTGAACCCATTATGTGCGAGGCGGATCCCGACACTTTTGGCCTGGATCTGGATCACCTGGAGAAACTATTAATAAAACACCGCCCGTCCACCGTCGTTCTAGTCCATGTGCTGGGCGTTCCCCACAAGATGGACCGGATCCTTTCCCTTAAGAAAAAATACGGATTCTTTCTGTTAGAGGATGCCTGCGCCGCGGCGGGGGCGTCTTTCCGTTCAAAGAAGGTGGGTTCCTTCGGCGACATGGCCAGCTTTTCATTTTATTTTGGCCATCAAATGTCGACCATCGAGGGGGGAATGGTCAACACGCCCCACCGCGACTTTCGAAACCTCCTTCTCATGCTACGAAGCCATGGGTGGAGTAAGGACCTGGATCGCGCCGACCACCGTCGGCTCGTGCGTCGTTACCAGATCGATGATTTCCACGCGCCTTTCGTATTTTATATTCCAGGGTTTAACCTGCGGTCAACGGATCTGAATGCGTTCCTGGGGCTCACTCAACTGGACAAGGTGGAGTGGATCATAGAGAAACGGCAGGCCCATCACGATCTGTATTTCAAACGGCTGGGCGGGCACCTTCTGACCCAAAAGCCTCCGGCCGATTCCGTGGTTTGCAGTATATCGTTCGGCGCTCTCGCCTCATCGCCGGAACAGCGGAAGCGTATCGTGAAGGCTCTGGTGGCGAAGGGGATTGAAACCCGCATCTTTTCCGCAGGGAACCTCGGCCTGCATCCTTTTTGGGTGGAACGCCAGGGCCCGTCCAGCTTTCCCATGGCGGACCGTATTCATCACACCGGTTTTTTCCTTCCGAACCATCCCAGCCTCCGATCCAAAGACGTCGAATTTATTTCGGGCGTGGTCTTGGACGCCCTGGGAGCGAAGGCGTGA
- a CDS encoding prepilin-type N-terminal cleavage/methylation domain-containing protein, translating to MKILNGKGRPRGFTLIEMVVAISLVSILGLFIFKMMRNFVDGLGGVQRSIPLQRDLQIAKYVIEKDLLSAPRHSIGNAVPNCGFEETPTAMSTTLPPPPGGWTCVPYPPTISNSQFSYRIGYISGRPVSVLNGHYGLIVSLDDNRQFAAQSATFSLVGQNIYLFGVGIRTYKSNIGRGADSVLLGDPVPWPPLLSSALAITLASPPQTWVYLVSSFTAVGTYNYRVEAGASLTDSFTLDAAYDDIVVTPLSLDLTTTNGVTFEFDRFEVSGATSRRVRIRYRLAPHGNSGQLIRERRLVPGGPWSSQGSLNNIRRLWVGWILASPGLGPASPLPFGFSKGMNFPLVIFLESGEVGAPLGGSVASPSTTRNALELVFSVFPEAP from the coding sequence TTGAAAATCCTAAACGGGAAGGGCCGCCCCCGCGGCTTTACGCTCATTGAGATGGTGGTGGCTATTTCGTTGGTTTCCATTCTTGGCCTTTTTATTTTCAAGATGATGCGGAATTTTGTCGATGGGTTAGGCGGGGTCCAGAGATCGATCCCTTTGCAAAGGGATCTGCAAATCGCCAAATACGTCATCGAAAAAGATCTTCTCTCGGCCCCGCGCCATTCCATTGGAAACGCCGTCCCCAATTGCGGTTTTGAGGAAACGCCGACAGCGATGTCAACGACTTTGCCTCCTCCCCCGGGGGGATGGACGTGCGTCCCGTACCCGCCGACGATTTCAAACTCTCAATTTTCTTACCGAATAGGGTATATCAGCGGCCGTCCGGTCTCGGTGTTGAATGGACATTACGGGCTGATCGTCTCTTTGGATGACAACAGGCAATTTGCCGCGCAATCGGCGACGTTTTCGTTGGTGGGCCAGAATATCTACCTGTTCGGGGTGGGGATCCGGACTTATAAATCAAATATCGGTCGGGGAGCGGACTCGGTGCTTCTAGGCGATCCCGTTCCCTGGCCTCCTCTTCTTTCCTCCGCACTGGCCATCACGCTCGCTTCTCCCCCGCAAACATGGGTTTATCTTGTTTCCTCCTTTACGGCTGTTGGAACTTATAATTATCGGGTTGAAGCCGGAGCGTCCCTGACGGATTCCTTTACCCTCGACGCCGCGTACGACGACATTGTGGTGACGCCCCTCTCGTTGGACCTAACGACGACCAATGGGGTGACTTTCGAGTTCGATCGATTTGAGGTGAGCGGCGCCACCAGTCGACGCGTACGGATACGATATCGTTTGGCGCCTCATGGAAATAGCGGGCAGTTGATCCGGGAACGGAGGCTGGTGCCCGGCGGCCCTTGGTCATCCCAAGGGTCGCTCAACAATATCCGGCGGCTTTGGGTGGGATGGATTTTGGCCAGCCCAGGCCTGGGTCCTGCCAGCCCTCTCCCTTTCGGATTTTCGAAAGGCATGAATTTTCCGCTCGTCATCTTTTTGGAATCGGGAGAGGTGGGGGCCCCGCTCGGCGGATCGGTCGCGTCTCCGTCAACCACCCGGAACGCCCTCGAGTTGGTGTTTTCCGTTTTTCCGGAGGCGCCTTAA